In Drosophila busckii strain San Diego stock center, stock number 13000-0081.31 chromosome 3R, ASM1175060v1, whole genome shotgun sequence, the sequence TGATAATGTCTGGCGTAGACTTGGTCTAACAGACGCCGTCAATATTATGACAATACATTGATGATTCATATATTCTCGTATCTAAGATACTAATGCTACTCTCAGGCATTCCAAGTGTAGATTCACGCTTCTATTTCTAATTGTTAACTCAATGTAGaagttttatattatgtaCCGAATGTTGGGGAGCGGCCATTTATTAACAGACGAACATACTtcaagtgtaaataaatatacagcaATGCACGATTATGCTTTTTATggaaattttattgcaaaaaatgtACTGGAAACCGTGTGATATTGATATTAacagttgttttttttgaaGTTGCAGAGCGTGAAATTGTGTGCATTAGGTTAAGcttgttaaattaacaatatcTAATAATACGTATGAAGTGCTAAGGCAATTTACAGGATTAAGTGTTTTGTGTCTTGATTCTATGAATTTTATACAACAATATATCTAGCTAGGCACGACAAAACattacatataattttatagtCCCAAATCATTTGCTTCTGCGATATTTTACCGTATTTATAGgctaaaataattgtaaatcaCTGTATTTAAAGTGGATTTCCTTTGATACTTGTATTTTTGATGTATTTGATGTATGGTGGGTGGACACTGCccatatattatatgtacCATGTTTTGTCTTGAGACGATATAAAGTGTTTCGGTATATAGCATTCTTTAATACCTCGGCGACCCGCCAAAAGTTAACACCCGCTTTTGCGCTTATCGACTTCTTTAAGTATTTTTAGAATATGTAATTTAACaagctaaaatattacaaatttcaCCCTCGCTCAAGCTCTATAACAAAAACACttgttttgcaataaatatttacataaaaaatgcatcAATCGACTAGCAGTTGGTTTTATCTGCACTTGAGTAGTTTTCGTTCGTCGTTTAATAGAAACTGCTGGCCGCTCTCCCTAAGCCATTGATGTAACATAACTATAACaaacttttacatttacatttgagGAATGCGCACTCGCGATCAGCACAACAATAACCTCAATAATGATATTGCGGCGTCTGTTGACCAAGTCTACACCAGACATATATCATCTATAGCCGATCGAGACATTTATATGTAGTATAGCACTGCAATTAGTGTtgtgagcaacagcaacagctggagAACGATCTTGAACTGAGAAAGCTTGGGGCTCGACTCGGTTCAATTGTGGATAAATGCTAATGCGAGCACAGCACATCATACAataatacttataaatatgtatgtttcTACATATGTAATTATATGTAGACTTTAAGAACGTTGTACTATTGTAGATAGTACTGCTTTCGTTCTGttgaaactaattaaaacGTAATGCTCAGATTtcactaaaatattattttatgtttttattgtaaagtGCTTTACAATTTTCGGAACTGTCCATGTTACAGttgcatttgtaattgtattCTGTAATTGATGCGTTCGGGAAGTTTAATTCTATGCACTATCGACATTGTCCGTTGTATATTCATCTTGTTGATTGGGTATGTTGTTTTCGATCCATAGACTTATGAAATACTTGCGTTTACATTAACGTATGTAAATGTAAGGaattaataagaaataagtttttaaatacgGCGCGAGAAACTACCTCCACCATTGTTTCCACCGCCGCCTCCTCCGACACCCactccattgttgttgttaccgcCTCCTCCATTGTttccaccaccaccacccatgTGTGGTCCTCCTCGTGTTTTGCCATCATAGAAAAGCTCTATGTAACGAGAGCCTATCTTTTCGCGATGCCGCTTCATTGCCAGCTGAGAGTCATCGTATGTGTCAAAGTATGCGTCAGCTGTTCCACTGTGCAGTCCCTTCTTGTTGTAATTGATACGCACATTGGCTGGCCGCAGAGGATCGAAGAActgcaaaaataatgcaattataatttgatttactgCAGGATGCTTTACTCATTACTCACCTTGAAGACATCGTTTTCAAACGAATTGTAAGGCAGGCCCCGCATGTGAATTGTAAAGTACTCCGCATCATTGTTGCGTCCACCACCAATAGGGCCAAAGTTTCCGCCGCCtgaattgtaattgttgccattgttgaagccaccgccaccgccgccattATTAAAGTTGCCTCCATTATTGAAACCACTGTTACCACCATTATTAAATCCAGAGCCGCCGCCGTTATTGAAGCCGCCAATCCCTCCGCCTCCACCTGAATTATTACCAAAGTTTCCAAATCCGACGCCATTGCCACCGTTATTAAaaccgccaccgccgccgccattatTGAAGTTGCCTCCGTGGCCGCCATTATTAAAACCTGATCCTCCGCCCGAGTTATTGCCAAAATTGCCAAATCCTCCGCCTCCACCACCGCCATTGTTACCAAAGTTGTTGCCCATGTCTAAGGcagaaataaatgcattagaAATACAGACGAAAGTAGAAAAGTTATTACTAACCAAAGTTGTttccattgttattgttgcgattgttgccaaaattattgaaatcaCCAAAATCGTTGCCGAAATTTCCAAAATTTCCAGAGTTTTGACCAAAGTTGCCGTTGTTGCTGTGGTGCCCGCCTCCGCCACCACCGCCTCCTcctccgccgccgcctcctccAGAATTGTTACCGAAATTACCGGAATTCATTAAACTGGGAAGATTGTTAAATCCAAGCATATTATTGGCTCCTACTCCAAAGTTGCCATTGTTGCCCCAATCTGCATAATTGAAAGTATTATTAGAATGTCTGCCAAACTTGCATAAAGACGCAAGCATTACAGTTACCATTGCGACCTCCAAAATCGTTACCACCACGGTTGGCTCCACGATCGCGTATGTCATATGGTCCTGGACgtccaccgccgccgccgccaccccCGCCGCAATTTGTAGCGCGTTTCAATTCAGCAATCGAGCTGCGAAAGATTTCAATATACCTAGGAGCAGTAAAATGAGAAGAGAGAGCATTATATTAGTAAGCATGTAGGCATAAAGAGTCCATGGTCGAACTCCTGGGCTAATCATATAACAATCCGCAAAAGAAAGTAACTATTTATCCTTGGTTaggtaaacaaacaagcaatgcCCAGACTCTTAAAAAGTCGCAATTATGATCAAATGTATAAAGAGAAGTTGCTCCTTTGGTATTAATACAATAATGACGGGATTaattcgtttgcttttgttggggaaaaaaaaataaacaaataaagcagaCCCAACCAGACCCGTGCTACGCACAATTTGATTGtgatttgtttaattactGAAATAGGAATgttatattattaactttCGTTTGAATTGCTGAGAGGCGCTGACTTTCAACAATTAAAACTGGATTTGTTGtaaaatacttatatattttgcacatGTTACCATAAACGTTGTTTGACTGTAGCTTGCagtttttatttggttttgcttttagttatgattgttgtggctgctgctgcgattgttGCTTGTAATTGTAAATGATGAAGTGTAAGAGACCCACCTGTGCCCAATTTTTTCACGATTTCGGCCCAAGGCTTGCTCAGTGTCATCCTGGCTTTCGAACTGAACAAAAGCTTCCCCAGTAGCACGACCCCTTCTGTCCATAACAAAAAGTATGCCCTCCCGATCCGTTTTGATTTCCAACCCTGCCCATGACGATAACCAACAAagatttatacaaatatatagagaaatacatatacatatatatatatagatgcaATGTTAGGATAGATACAGAGAAATAgaaaagagatagagagaaagagacagcggtgtacttaaatatatttttttttacaaaaaaatactcAAGTGGTGGCTTCTCTTTTGACAATTGTTTACAGAAAAGTTTCTGTTCAGCTTTGTCACCTCTTATTTGCGTTAAACATACACAAAGGAAACATTTTCGtgagtttaaataaaacaaaataatttggcGCCTCAACATAATGTGTAAGACTATAAATTGCAGattgttgacatttttatctataatataaaaaataaaaatacaacgcATTGTTTGAAAAGCAGAACTAAGCATGTGTGTGATTTTTGTTGGGAGAGGTAAACTTCATGCTTCAATATCAACAatctttaaatacaaattgtgttAGACAAAACTATGCTCGAGGCATAGGTAAGTAAAAGTTGAAGTGTGAGTGTATGCGTGTGATTTAAAATGAACGAAATCGAATGAATTTCTAATAAAATAGGGCCCTGGTCCTCGGTTGTACAAAACACTGGACGATGGCTGCTCAATTACAATTAGAACCCAAGAGTCTAACGCTCACCATAAAGATATAGCTataacattattatttgttcATGCATACAGGATTGGAAATTATTAAGTTATGTTCAGCACAACCcgctatataaaaattttaaacaaacacacgcttGAAAGCTGCTGCATAAACTTACCGGTAAAGAATtcttcaatttgctgctccGTAACAGCGTAAGGTAGACCGCGTAGCTTTACAACAAAAGCGCTGCCATGTCCGCCAGTCTTCCGCATAGCTTCTCTAGCCTCCTTCGGCGTAGCAGTGAAGACTGCAACAGAGTAAATCAATTAGAACATTTGTTCAACACTCAACCAGTTAATAGAAATATTCACCTTCAATATATCGATGGCCCATGCTGGCTTTGTTTAGCTTGCGCGCCTCCTCTACATCCTCCTGACTGGCAACCTCAACGTAAGCTTCGCCAGTGTTTTTTCCATCCACACGACTGGTCACCAGGTGGATGCCCTCCGACCCGTTGAGAACCTCCACATTTCCCAGAAAGTCAAGAATCTCCTTGTGTGTGGCCGACCAAGGCAGCCCGCGCAATCTTACAAATTTTGGACTTTCACCAACATTACCAATCTTTACGTTGTTAGATCCATCATCGTCACCCTCATTATTGCCGTCATCATTATCGTCGTACTGATCGTCGTCTTCATTCTGCTGATTGTCTTCATCATTATCgtagtcatcatcatcattgttgTCGTCATCCTGGTCAAAGCTTTGATTGAATTGCACGTCTTCATTCGACATTTTCGGGTTACCAATTGACGGCTTCCGTACTGTaagttttaaaagctttatatttaatgctgtttacaaaactgaaataacaaaaatattagcaTGGTCTTGTTTGCAAAGCCGCCTGGCTTCAGACTACacacgccattttgttttttttcgccTGCCGGAGTCTCGCTGTCTGCATTGAGCAGCATTTTTTGCACACATTTTACATTGCAAGTAACCAACAAACGATAACAAATCCTTTCATAATAGTTTACTTACACTTTTAAACCacttgtaaatataatttattttgtttatttgttctACTTTACGCGAATTATATCGTAAGAGCGCAGCATagattgtttaatattttataggaATTAGAGTTGTGCCTAACAGTGCTGCCAGATATTGAACAGCAGTATAGGCTagattacaaataaaaaaggctAAAACAAGCTGTTCAAAAATAATATCATTAGGTTTTACGACATTTCTCAAATTAAATTGGTAAACAAATTATCCATTACATGgcgttattatttattttaaaatatataaatatttctgaaTTCAAAGAACAAACCTATGtttaatattgcatttaaggagtttgatttaatttatttgggCAATTTGCTATAGCAATATTCATTTGATTgaagtatttatataattggTAAACAAGTTACttagttttcaattatttataacatttatttctacaattaaaattattgctatGCTATAAGCTATTccttttttaaaaaatgctagGTCTAACTTGAAATATCTGATCTGGCAGCACTCGTACTTATAGACCTACTATCGATATGATCGAGGCCTCGATTTCTTTTTTGGAACATCAATGTTTTGTGAGCGGCTAACCACTAGGAGTAGGGACCATAAAACTGTGATTTAGTTCAACTGAACTCTTATCGAAATGTCGATAGTACTCTGTCAGCCTTCTTCCTGACGAAAACAGATTATTTTCAAAGTAAAAAGTCAAGGTACATTTTCAGGGTTTTGGTGaataacatataaatatattgaaaatatttggttagtttttacaatttgctaATAAGACAGCTCACATCATGCGAAATGGCAAAAAtcctatataaataatatcaatGAGTTATCATTTGGAGACTTTAAAACgataaaattcataattattcCTTTAAAGCACGCAAGTCTGGATACAAGGAGCCTGCCTTAATATAATGAGATTCGGGTTTGGACGCATCACGTCTAGATTCAACCACAACAGCTTCCCCTGTCTTCTTCACAAGCTTTTTAGCCAAGCCCTTTGGTGTAATATAGTTAACGTTCTGGCTAATAACGAATGCATTACCCACTGTATCAAATGTGCCACTAGCCAACTGACCAGCTGATGCACCATATCTAGAAAGGATAAGAACATAAGTACAACAACACCGTAGTAAATGATTTGAAACTCACTTATGTTCAATAATTTTGACAGAATTCTCGCTTAAACTGTTTCCCAGTATTTTGGCCGATGTCTCCAGACTATCAAATACCGTGGAGATGCCCTCTACTGTACCTGCAGCAATGGTCATAGCTCCCTCCATGGCACTGTTCGCCTGAGTGCTGTCATAGCCAAAGCCCTTTTGTAGCAGACGCGAGCCTTGGGTATGCACGTGTGGCGCCAAGTAGCTTCCAGCTGCCATAGCAGCAGAGCCGACTTTGCCTGCAAACCAGCTTGTcatgccagcagctgcatgtgTCACTTTTTGTGCTACCTCAACGCTCGTCTGCACTGAGCTGGGCACTTGAGACGTTGCCCCTTCCGAGGCCGGTTGCATTTTTGATATCAAATATGGCGTAGATTTCATCATAAATCCACCGGTTTTCTCGGCGCCTTTGATCAGATTTCGTGCTATAAAGCCCGCCGCGCCCACAATGTGCTTTGATACCTCTTCTGATCTGGACGACACCACAGCACGTTGTGGACGTGTGGGCGATGGCAGCTGTTCCACAGTGCCCGCCAGCACAGCTTCAAGCAGATCAAGAAAGAATTGCTGCAAATCAGCCATTTGCTCTTCCTCGGTTTCGCCTGCAGTTGTGCTGAGCGGACGCTGCGATTTAACCAGCATTAGACCAAACGCATTGCCCGGCTGATCGGCTTCCATGTCTGGCAATATAAACGCGCCGTAGTCAGTGCAATAGCACTGGGTTACATTTGGTATCAAAGGATAAAGCCAAATGGATGTCCCAAGGTCTTGTCcatgcaattgctgctgctgctgttccatATCGCATTGTATAAAGCAGCAACCATTCAAATAGTTCCATTTGCCAGAAACAGTGCACATAATCAGCGACATTTTTGTGCTGCCCGTAACAGTGGTAACCTGACCGTTGTTCTCGATTCTATACAGCTTGACCTGCGCCTGGAACATGTCATCCAGCTGTAAAAGCGGCGCCGCCTCATGACTGGCCAATAACTCGCGCAGACCATCGGCCATTTGCTTATAGGTCTTTGGACTGCCACTGGCATTGTTAATATCATAGAATGTTGAGGGATTCTCGGCCAGCAACGACTGCCGTGACATGCGCTGTCCATCCGTTTGCTCCTCTTGTGCCTCTACAGCGCTATTGTCGACGGGCGAATGCTTAGCACGCAGCACTTTTAGGCGATAGCTTATCTCGGTCCTGGTGCTTTTTAGCCTTTGGATTAGGGCACAGGCATCATtccattgctgctgcactgcatcaATTTCGTTTGGCAGACCCACCGCTATGCTAAAGCAGGCCTCTATCATTTCGAGCGCTAATTCATAGGCACCAATAGCCTTCTCAATTGATTCCTCTACTTCATAATTAATACCCAGGTCCACCTGCTTCATGATTTGCATGTTTGACTCCTTAATGCTGGCATATGCCTCCAGAAATTCTATGTCCGTGTGATCGTCCATGACGCCgtcaaagctgcaaatatttcaagaaAAACGATATTCAATAGATaggtaaacaatatttatttattagataTTTCTTTAAAAGAGTTTTCTATGATTATCACCCCATTCCCTCAGGCTCTATAGAAGTTATGCCTTTTTCTCAAGATCAACAGATTTCTGAAAATTGTCATCCTTATCCGTAAATAGCAGGCGTTCCATAATTTCCATTTGGGTGTTTAGTATAAGTTGAACCGTTTTCATATGCTCTATACGTTCTCTATACTCCAATTGCTGTGTTTCTTCATCTTTTACTCTTTGTTCTTCTTTTCCTGCGTTGAAGCCCATGAATAAAGTACGCCCAACGCGatatttaatacttaaagGTTCTGCCTTATTCTTGCTCAGCAGTAGTTCAATATTTTCGGCTACTGTGCGGTTGTTTCTTTTGTAAACCTTACGAGGAcgaaaaatgttcaaaaagaaattacaaaaatCATAGTATTCAACgcgcataaattgaaaaaatgaTATTTGATTCTTAACTGCGGCATCACGCGTTGCTCTGGCAGTTGTGAAATAATCGTTTATTAGTGTCATAAAAACATTGGTCAAGAGTATGGAAAGAACAAATCCCATCATTGCATAGAGAAATATGCCTAAATATTTGCCACCATGAAAGAGCTCATCTGGGGTTATTTCTGAGGTAAATCCAAAGGAGAAGCACATTAATGATATAATGCTTTGAAAAGGTCGCACAAAGTTCTCGCTATTGTTGCCATTgattgtggcagcaacaatactAAATGACAtcaaagtaataaatataataatgccAGTTATAGCCAATGGCTTCCAGGCCAAGTATAATGttcttgtaaatattttaaataaattggaaaACTGTAATATCTTCCATATGCGAAGAGTAGTGATGCAGATAAGGAAtccatataatatattattaagcgCATTAAGTCGAGCTGGGCGTCGAAAATCAACGAAATCAAGTTTGTTTGAACCCTCTAATCTCTTACTCATTGAAGACAGCAAGGCAGATTGCAAAATGACGCATACAATTACTAAAAAATTCAGCGCGAATATAATCAAGTCCATCTTGATCCACATGCTACGTATTTTTGATCGATCATACCACAGCGTTATAAATAATGCTTGAGAGaattgcacaacaacaattatataaatcaaCTTGACAAGCAAGTTAGTGTAGGATTCTTGATCAAGTTCCAAAAGCATGTCAATACTATCACAGTCAACATCGGGAATTACGCTACCATAAGGTGTTTGCTCTAGGCGTAATGTGCATATGCTAATTATATTCGCATCCATATTGAAGAGCGAAAAATCCATAAAAATTGCCGAAGTATTGTAGTTCAACCAGGTATATTCTGTAAGGTAGTCTAGTATTTTCATTGAGTTTGCTTTCGTTACAGCGAGCAGTGAGACGTAACCCTCGAGCTCAGGataataatgcaatttacCATCATGGTTGAAGTTCATTACCACCGAATCGACAAAATCATGACGACCGTTAATGGGCTTCCAAGGATCATATATACGCCAGTACTTATCTTCATAATGCAGCCGACGATATGGTAAAGCCCAGCCGGGCATGTATAATTTATCATCAAATTGAGGATCTCTAAAATCATAGTCCtcaaataaaaaacgcaaTTGACGCAATCGCACTACGCCGATCATTTTAGTTTGCTCGCTGTGTACCCACGAGTAAATACGATCCTCAgtcttataataattaaaagtgtCCACCAAAGAGGACTCGACGAAATCAAAAATTTGATTAAGATGAACTACGTGATTAATTCCCATGTAGTCCGAATGATTGTTAGTTAGCAGCTCTCTCAAGTTCTGATTATTATGGTATGTTAGCTCATTACGAGTAGACAGTAGCAGAAAGAAAAGCACAAAGAAGAACttgaaaaaaagaaacagatcttgagcaatttgtttatatgatTCATTAAGGGCTGTGTTTCGATACCGCTCCGTGATCAACAACTGAAACTTAAAGCTTTGCAATCTCTGCTTGAGAAATTCAATACGATCATTATCTTTGGAGTCCTTCTTCTTTAAGGGACGCTCCCTGGGCATTGGTTCAGGCCAACAGGCTTTatcaattgaaataattataaacttaattgGATCCGCAATGGTTAGTTGAAAGAATAACACTATGAAAATAGTAATAAGtatgtttttaaaactttgcGTCTCATGATCAAAGCCCGAATATATGCAGATCAAAGCCGCATTAGCAGATATTATTAAGAATGTTATCACAAAGGTTATTGCGTCGACAGTTCGTTCACccattttttaagcttttgatTAAGACACGAAATACTAATAAAAGTCACGACAAGCTTACACACGaatgaaatatttgtgaaacgactatttaaatataaattgacaTATAAAATCAAGCACCTTAGTTAAAAtttctacaaaaaaaaaactaaatctggcattgcaatttgttggTCATGATTGAATTACAGTTTAATTGGACTTTGAGGTATGTCAACCCCAACTTCAGCTGGTAACTTGTTGACTCTACTTACATACGTATAACAATCCGAGTAGTGTTTTGGTTTTAACAGATTTTTGTTTGGTCTCAACTAATGTCAAAGGGATGCTGCTGGTGACTAATCGCCTTGTTTATTTTCAGTGTACTTTGCACCCTTTGGCTTTGTCAATGTCCACAAGTACGGCTAAAAATATGAACACGTCGCGTTGAGAATACACATAACATTTTACATTAATTTCATAATCTCTTGTGCCGCTTACCTTATCTACACACATATTTCACAGCTATTCTTATTTTTCTTGATCATAATCATCAAATATTTGTACTTTTGCTCTTTAATCCATTTTAaatcttattttgttttgtcccagcattttaattgctattgCATCAGCTGTTTTATAGATGTTTGCAAAAATGTTATGCTTCTGTTAAAGCGAGCAAAAATGTTACGCTCCTGTTAAGCTGAGCAACcgttttaattcaaataaattattgtttacaaattttattagtgtttcctttttaaaaattatctgttacaaaatgcatttaaacgAGCTCTTTGaagttttattttccattttattacatttaaatacaatattatttaactttaatttcgTTTGATTTGCGGACAACAGTTAGATCCTTTGAGGGAGTCCAAGAGATTTTCATATAATTGTTATATGAAAGAATGTTTTGTTCATGTTTTGAACAACGAATAATAATTGGAAATTATTTTAGATGAACAAGTTTTTGATTCAACATGTCAAATTCTAACGCGATGCAGACTTTTCGTTGGGGGTAGGAGAGAAGAATACACCTTCCAAAAAGACTCCCAAATCGGGAGCCGAAGATGATTTTCGATTGAAATCACAATATCTATATAGAATAATACACTCTATAAGCATATGCATGTTACATATTATTTTTCCTTACGTGGACAATTAtggtatataatatatatgtatatatttgcgAACTTGCAATAACgagaaaattgtttgttttcctTTGTAGAGCATACACATGCAATGCtcgaaataaaattatgtgtatgtgtgtgtgatcctataaatttttttttaagcttttccttgtttttttttttttttaatataatgctTGTGCTATAGAGTTATAGCTGCTGGCATGGATGACTTTAACCGTTTAGCTAGACGGCACACTGGGAAACTCTCTGTAGGCTTCCTGCAGCGCCTGCTGTTGCTCGGGGCTCAAAGAGCTGGCGCAGGCCTGCATTACATCGGGATTGGATTCTATCTGTCGCACAATAGTTAGCATACGTGTGCCTGGCGCTGTCTTTGGGTCAAGCACATTTGTGCAGAATGTGTCCGCAATAATGGAAACGATGCGAGGCAGATTGCAATTGTTGGCGCCCAAAATAATTGGATGATTACCCTCAATTAGATCGCATAGATAGCCATAAATATGGGTAGCCTCCTCGGTATCTTCGGATGTGGGCAGCCAAGAGAACCAAATGCCAACCAACTCATCCACATTGCTCAACGCAGACTTGTTATACTTCAGAATCTTTGCAAAGGCCGATATGGCATTCTCCGTAGCATTAATGTTCTCGATTTCACGAGCCTTGGGATCGTTGATTACTTGCACTAACAATGGCATCAGCCCAGCGCACGTGATGGCAAACTGATCACCACCAAATTGACCCAAAACACCACAACCGTAAGCGGCTGCCTGGCGTACATCCGGTGATTTGTCCACCACATATTGCTGCAGAGCAGGCGTGAATATTTGCTGATATGGCGCGCAAGCGGGACCGCAGAATTCTagcaagaaaacaaatatagaATGTAATATGCATTTGACTAATGTATTTTTAGCCAATTTGAGGACTTACCAATTATATCATCGAACACACAGATGCCCCACTGACGATCGGCAAATGGACGATTGGGATCCAACAGCTTGACAAATTGCGGCGCCACCTGATCGAAGGCGGGCAAGAACTGCGCCTTGCAAGTAAGGAAAAGTGCATGGATGATGTCCACTACCTTGGACAATATGTAAATATCAGTGTCATCCTGCTCGGCCAGCTCTTCTTCCACACCATCGTCATAATCCTCCTCAGCGCGTGCAGCCAAACGCTTATCGGCGCGCTCAAAGTGGTCaaccaaatatttgttgacaaTCTCCAGCACTTGCTTCATGGACTCCTCGTTAAGACAATTGGGTCCTAGCGTCTCAATACACTTGGCTAACGAGTTCAGCAATTCGGATTGCACATCCGGCTCGGGCTCGGTGTTGATAACCTTAAGCAGGTCAGGACAAATGTAAAGCCACATGCCCTCCAAATATTGCGGGCCCTTGATTTTGGCGCAATCCAGCAAATAT encodes:
- the LOC108604709 gene encoding heterogeneous nuclear ribonucleoprotein A1 isoform X3, whose product is MSNEDVQFNQSFDQDDDNNDDDDYDNDEDNQQNEDDDQYDDNDDGNNEGDDDGSNNVKIGNVGESPKFVRLRGLPWSATHKEILDFLGNVEVLNGSEGIHLVTSRVDGKNTGEAYVEVASQEDVEEARKLNKASMGHRYIEVFTATPKEAREAMRKTGGHGSAFVVKLRGLPYAVTEQQIEEFFTGLEIKTDREGILFVMDRRGRATGEAFVQFESQDDTEQALGRNREKIGHRYIEIFRSSIAELKRATNCGGGGGGGGGRPGPYDIRDRGANRGGNDFGGRNDWGNNGNFGVGANNMLGFNNLPSLMNSGNFGNNSGGGGGGGGGGGGGGGHHSNNGNFGQNSGNFGNFGNDFGDFNNFGNNRNNNNGNNFDMGNNFGNNGGGGGGGFGNFGNNSGGGSGFNNGGHGGNFNNGGGGGGFNNGGNGVGFGNFGNNSGGGGGIGGFNNGGGSGFNNGGNSGFNNGGNFNNGGGGGGFNNGNNYNSGGGNFGPIGGGRNNDAEYFTIHMRGLPYNSFENDVFKFFDPLRPANVRINYNKKGLHSGTADAYFDTYDDSQLAMKRHREKIGSRYIELFYDGKTRGGPHMGGGGGNNGGGGNNNNGVGVGGGGGGNNGGGSFSRRI
- the LOC108604709 gene encoding heterogeneous nuclear ribonucleoprotein H isoform X1 — its product is MSNEDVQFNQSFDQDDDNNDDDDYDNDEDNQQNEDDDQYDDNDDGNNEGDDDGSNNVKIGNVGESPKFVRLRGLPWSATHKEILDFLGNVEVLNGSEGIHLVTSRVDGKNTGEAYVEVASQEDVEEARKLNKASMGHRYIEVFTATPKEAREAMRKTGGHGSAFVVKLRGLPYAVTEQQIEEFFTGLEIKTDREGILFVMDRRGRATGEAFVQFESQDDTEQALGRNREKIGHRYIEIFRSSIAELKRATNCGGGGGGGGGRPGPYDIRDRGANRGGNDFGGRNGNYWGNNGNFGVGANNMLGFNNLPSLMNSGNFGNNSGGGGGGGGGGGGGGGHHSNNGNFGQNSGNFGNFGNDFGDFNNFGNNRNNNNGNNFDMGNNFGNNGGGGGGGFGNFGNNSGGGSGFNNGGHGGNFNNGGGGGGFNNGGNGVGFGNFGNNSGGGGGIGGFNNGGGSGFNNGGNSGFNNGGNFNNGGGGGGFNNGNNYNSGGGNFGPIGGGRNNDAEYFTIHMRGLPYNSFENDVFKFFDPLRPANVRINYNKKGLHSGTADAYFDTYDDSQLAMKRHREKIGSRYIELFYDGKTRGGPHMGGGGGNNGGGGNNNNGVGVGGGGGGNNGGVFHKSMDRKQHTQSTR
- the LOC108604709 gene encoding heterogeneous nuclear ribonucleoprotein A1 isoform X2, coding for MSNEDVQFNQSFDQDDDNNDDDDYDNDEDNQQNEDDDQYDDNDDGNNEGDDDGSNNVKIGNVGESPKFVRLRGLPWSATHKEILDFLGNVEVLNGSEGIHLVTSRVDGKNTGEAYVEVASQEDVEEARKLNKASMGHRYIEVFTATPKEAREAMRKTGGHGSAFVVKLRGLPYAVTEQQIEEFFTGLEIKTDREGILFVMDRRGRATGEAFVQFESQDDTEQALGRNREKIGHRYIEIFRSSIAELKRATNCGGGGGGGGGRPGPYDIRDRGANRGGNDFGGRNDWGNNGNFGVGANNMLGFNNLPSLMNSGNFGNNSGGGGGGGGGGGGGGGHHSNNGNFGQNSGNFGNFGNDFGDFNNFGNNRNNNNGNNFDMGNNFGNNGGGGGGGFGNFGNNSGGGSGFNNGGHGGNFNNGGGGGGFNNGGNGVGFGNFGNNSGGGGGIGGFNNGGGSGFNNGGNSGFNNGGNFNNGGGGGGFNNGNNYNSGGGNFGPIGGGRNNDAEYFTIHMRGLPYNSFENDVFKFFDPLRPANVRINYNKKGLHSGTADAYFDTYDDSQLAMKRHREKIGSRYIELFYDGKTRGGPHMGGGGGNNGGGGNNNNGVGVGGGGGGNNGGVFHKSMDRKQHTQSTR
- the LOC108604453 gene encoding protein spartin; the protein is MDDHTDIEFLEAYASIKESNMQIMKQVDLGINYEVEESIEKAIGAYELALEMIEACFSIAVGLPNEIDAVQQQWNDACALIQRLKSTRTEISYRLKVLRAKHSPVDNSAVEAQEEQTDGQRMSRQSLLAENPSTFYDINNASGSPKTYKQMADGLRELLASHEAAPLLQLDDMFQAQVKLYRIENNGQVTTVTGSTKMSLIMCTVSGKWNYLNGCCFIQCDMEQQQQQLHGQDLGTSIWLYPLIPNVTQCYCTDYGAFILPDMEADQPGNAFGLMLVKSQRPLSTTAGETEEEQMADLQQFFLDLLEAVLAGTVEQLPSPTRPQRAVVSSRSEEVSKHIVGAAGFIARNLIKGAEKTGGFMMKSTPYLISKMQPASEGATSQVPSSVQTSVEVAQKVTHAAAGMTSWFAGKVGSAAMAAGSYLAPHVHTQGSRLLQKGFGYDSTQANSAMEGAMTIAAGTVEGISTVFDSLETSAKILGNSLSENSVKIIEHKYGASAGQLASGTFDTVGNAFVISQNVNYITPKGLAKKLVKKTGEAVVVESRRDASKPESHYIKAGSLYPDLRALKE